GCGCAGCAGAAGAACAAATCCTCCCGCGACGACTGAGGCGGGGGCCGGTGCGATAAAATCGGCCCTTTCGATCGTTCGCACTCCTCGGTTTTCCTCCTCACCATGCTCGACATCCAACTGCTCCGCAAAGACATCGACGCCGTCGCCGCGCGCCTGAACGACCGCGGTTACGAACTCGACGTGGCCGGCTTCGCCGCGCTCGAAGCGGAACGCAAGGCCATCCAGACCCGCACCGAAGAACTGCAGGCGCGCCGCAACAGCCTGTCCAAGCAGATCGGCATGCTCAAGGGCAAGGGCGAGGATGCCTCGGCGGTGATGGCGGAAGTCTCCGGCATCGGCGACGAGCTCAAGGCCTCGGCCGCGCAGCTCGACGAGGTGCAGACCCGGCTGCAGGACCTGCTGCTGTCGATGCCGAACGTGCCGCACGAAAGCGTGCCGGCCGGCAAGGACGAAACCCAGAACGTCGAGGTGCGCCGCGAAGGCACGCCGCGCGCGTTCGATTTCCCCGTCAAGGACCACGTCGACCTGGGCGCCGGACTGGGGCTGGATTTCGACGTGGCGGCCAAGCTGAGCGGCTCGCGCTTCGCGGTGCTCAAGGGCCCGGTGGCGCGCCTGCATCGCGCGCTCGCGCAGTTCATGCTCGACACCCACACGCAGGAGCACGGCTACACCGAAACCTACGTGCCCTACATCGTCAATGCCGCGTCGATGCGCGGCACCGGCCAACTGCCGAAGTTCGAGGAAGACCTGTTCCGCGTGCCGCGCAAGATGGGGCAGGCCGCCGAAGGCGAGGCCGGCGAGCGCGTCGAGAACTTCTACCTGATCCCGACCGCCGAGGTGCCGCTGACCAACCTCGTGCGTGACGAGATCGTCTCGGGCGATGCGTTGCCGATGAAGTTCGCCGCGCATTCGCCGTGCTTCCGCTCGGAAGCGGGCTCGTATGGCAAGGACACGCGCGGCATGATCCGCCAGCACCAGTTCGACAAGGTCGAGATGGTGCAGATCGTGCATCCGGACACGTCGTTCGAGGCGCTGGACACCATGACGCACCACGCGGAGAACATCCTGCGCAAGCTGGAGCTGCCGTTCCGCACCGTCGTGCTGTGCACTGGCGACATGGGCTTCGGCAGCACCAAGACGTACGACATCGAGGTGTGGATCCCGGCGCAGAACACCTATCGCGAAATCAGCTCGTGCTCCAACATGGGCGATTTCCAGGCGCGCCGCATGCAGGCCCGCTTCCGCAACGCGCAGGGCAAGCCGGAACTGCTGCATACGCTCAACGGCTCCGGCCTCGCCGTGGGCCGTACGCTGGTGGCCGTGCTGGAGAACTACCAGAACGCGGACGGCTCGGTGACGGTGCCGGCGGCGCTGCGCCCGTACCTGGGCGGCCAGGACGTGCTGAAACCGGCGGCCTGAGAAAGATTGCATCGCCCTCTTGAATCTGGGCGCAGAAGTCTGCTATAGTCGCGGTTTCGCGATACGGCGACCCAGTTACCAGGAGAGGTGGCAGAGTGGTCGAATGTACCTGACTCGAAATCAGGCGTACCGGCGACGGTACCGTGGGTTCGAATCCCACCCTCTCCGCCAGCAGTACAGAAAAAGCCCTTGATTTTCAAGGGCTTTTTCTTTTTGCGCTGCGCCTACCCCTCTCTCTACCCCCATTGCCGACGGTGTCCCTCGACGTAGGTTCGTACCTCCTGACGCTGGCGCCCAATGTTGCGTGCCCACTTTGGATGTTGCGTAACGGAGTGGTTCGTGCGAGCAAATGCGACTCTCGATGCGTTGTTAATCCGGAGCGGATAACGGTGATCAGGCCGCAGCGTATGATATGGTCAGCGAGGCCGTGTTGATCGCATGGGATAATAAAATTATCGTCCCTGGAGCGTGCAGACATGGCTGCAAATGGTCTTGAGAACTCCCCTGTTCTAGCTTTGCAGGGTAACGTACTCTGGCAATGGGAGAATCTCTCCGATCGTGCCCCACAACAATTGCAGCGCGAGGTTAACAAGGGACTTCTGTCACGCGAAATCGCGCTCCAGATGGACGCGCTGCCTCCAAGAGGCCCGTTTATCAAGGCCTGCAAAGGAGGGCCTCCGGAGATTCATCTTCAGGTTTCCTTTCTCGAACTCTTGTGGGCATTCATCTACGGATGGATGGTGATGTATGAAGAGGGTGTCCAGCGACCGCAAATGCCTGGCACTGAGCTGCCTACCGGACCAGTTCCGGAGGATCTGGTGCAGCGCGCGACTGAGTTGCATAGTTGGGCTCGATCTTTGGCCCATGGCTACACTCGATGGCCGGAGCACCTGCCTTCGCCAAAGGACTATGCGAATGAAGCAGAGCGGTATTTTGGTGAGAAGGCGAACCTTATTTTCCAGTTGGCGACGACGTTTCTTTTGAGTCATGAGCGTGCGCACGCCATCTATGGGCATCTCTTGCTCGTTGATGAAGCCGATGACGGTGGTGCTTTAAAGGCCCAACTAGAAAAGGACGCGGACATATTTGCGTTAGACCAACTAGTTGAACAAGGCCTCGACGACGAGCAAAAATCTGCCCAAAGTTGGGCCATTCTTGCCGTGGTGCTTGCGTCCTTCTATGCCAATCGGGAGCCGTGTAGCGCATTGCGGTCCCAAGATCGTTTGCCGCTGCACCACCGCACCGCCCACTTCATTAAGTCGCTCGATTTCAAGGACGAGCGCTATCGCGACTACTTCCTTCTTTTCTGCTGGCTTGTATTCCAAGACCTGTTCCCGCAGGTTCTTTGTCCAAGTGCCACTTTTGAAGATGTGGAAGAGGCACTCACGGACGCCCTGAATCGGCTGGACGCCTTGGCAGGCACAACGACTAGCGAGTAGACGATGAACTAGCTGCGGAGGCGTTCCGTACGAGGCGGGGCTTCCTCCGTGAACAAAAGCACAACAACAAATTTGGGCGGATCGCGATGCGCGAGTCGAGCAACTTCAGCTTCCTTTCAGAGCACTCGCCGCTTCTGGCGGACCTGGGTGCCACAGCCGAACGTCTTTTCCCTTTTGATCCTCCCAGTTGCGTCGTGAAGCTGCGCTTGCTGGGTGAGGCTTTGGCACAGGAGATCGCATCTCGTGTCGGTGTTCCTGCGGCACAGTCGCAGGCTGACCCGCTACGGGCGATCGACAACCGCTTCAATTTGGATGCCCAGGTGCGGCTGCTTTTTCACCTGTTACGTCGTACTGGCAATGTGGCGGCGCATCAGGTTGAGCAACGCATTGGCTACCGGGAAGGCAACAACCACGGACTTCGCGTTATCGAACAGCACCTGCTCGGGCGTGCCGCCGAAGTAGGCGAACGCCTCGCGCAGGCACTCGCACAACGTTGTGGCGTCCTCGCCGGCGGTGAAGCGCACGAAACTCG
The sequence above is drawn from the Ralstonia solanacearum K60 genome and encodes:
- the serS gene encoding serine--tRNA ligase — protein: MLDIQLLRKDIDAVAARLNDRGYELDVAGFAALEAERKAIQTRTEELQARRNSLSKQIGMLKGKGEDASAVMAEVSGIGDELKASAAQLDEVQTRLQDLLLSMPNVPHESVPAGKDETQNVEVRREGTPRAFDFPVKDHVDLGAGLGLDFDVAAKLSGSRFAVLKGPVARLHRALAQFMLDTHTQEHGYTETYVPYIVNAASMRGTGQLPKFEEDLFRVPRKMGQAAEGEAGERVENFYLIPTAEVPLTNLVRDEIVSGDALPMKFAAHSPCFRSEAGSYGKDTRGMIRQHQFDKVEMVQIVHPDTSFEALDTMTHHAENILRKLELPFRTVVLCTGDMGFGSTKTYDIEVWIPAQNTYREISSCSNMGDFQARRMQARFRNAQGKPELLHTLNGSGLAVGRTLVAVLENYQNADGSVTVPAALRPYLGGQDVLKPAA
- a CDS encoding phage exclusion protein Lit family protein, translated to MAANGLENSPVLALQGNVLWQWENLSDRAPQQLQREVNKGLLSREIALQMDALPPRGPFIKACKGGPPEIHLQVSFLELLWAFIYGWMVMYEEGVQRPQMPGTELPTGPVPEDLVQRATELHSWARSLAHGYTRWPEHLPSPKDYANEAERYFGEKANLIFQLATTFLLSHERAHAIYGHLLLVDEADDGGALKAQLEKDADIFALDQLVEQGLDDEQKSAQSWAILAVVLASFYANREPCSALRSQDRLPLHHRTAHFIKSLDFKDERYRDYFLLFCWLVFQDLFPQVLCPSATFEDVEEALTDALNRLDALAGTTTSE